The stretch of DNA TTGCGTTAATGTCGCAGTAAATTCTTCCGGCAGTATCCAGATCAAGAGAAGCATCATCCCTGACCTCGTAATTTTTTAAAATGGTGTGTTCGATAACGTATTCGCAGTTCCAGTTCCAGAGCCCGGCATTGCCGGATTGTTGAATCTTGGGGAAGATCGTCGCGGCGTCAAAGGTGCAGGAAAAGAAATCCGCATTGATTGTGCAGGGTAAGCCGTTCTTGGTTCTGGTAAGATGGGAATCAAGGTTGGAGGTCATCTCATCTTCCCACCTGAGGACGGATAAATAATAATAGGGTGGTTCCTGGCGGATCATGGTCTGACTGCCGTCTTTGCTATAGGTGAATACCGGATTGGCGGTAAAGTGCTCACCGGGTAGAAAAGTGGTGGCGGTTGGGTCTGTTCCTCCGGTATCCGGCGGCGTGGTTTCACCCACATAGGTCAGATAGGTGCTGAAATGATTTGTCTGGATAGTCACCCGGTTTGTTTCAGTGTCACGCGAAATAACGGTGAATACTTCCCAGGTTTCCTTTGTCGGGTCGGCATACATGGCTCCGACAGTCAATTCGGAATAACCGGTGCCGTCCACATAGCCGTCGCTGTCGATATCGGCGTATGGCAGAACCAGGGTCACCGGTTTTTCAAATACCAGGTCAGCCGGGCCGAATTTGGCTGAAGACCCCGTGTAAATTAAAGCGTTTGGGAGGCTCCCGACATTGCTGGCACTGGAAATGGTAATTTCCTGCGTAGTCGTGAGGGCGCCCTGGGGCACGATGATTTTTGCGCCGTACAGATCACTTGCAGGATCAGTGACCTCAAGCGAGCCGCCTGCAGGGCCAATGCTGGCGCTGTATTCAGCTGAGCCGGAGGTCGTGTTTTCAGATGTTTGAGCAGGAGGGTCCTGGTCGCCGCCGCCGCAGGAGATCATTGTAAAGCACAAAGAAAGAACAAACACCCGGGTGAGCAGGGATTTCATCTTGGCAAGTCTATAGTTGTTGCATGTAGATTTCATGAATTATCCGGTTGATAAATCGATTCTGAATAATGAGGAGGTTTAAATGCCTGATCGGCATAAAACTGAATTTATTAAATGAATACTATCAAATTAAATGATTCTGTCAGAGAGGAGAAGAAATTAATGATCCGGGAAAATTATTTAATCAAACAGGTCGATTCCGGACTGAAGGGAAAAACTCCTTACGAAGTCAGGGGAGATACGTTAAGCTATGTGTCATCCTGAGTCAGGATGCACACCGTACTTTTCCGACCGCAAAACTCAAGAAATTTTTTTTGAACTACTGCCTATAAGCCGTTATCAGGATACTATTATGCATATGAAGAATAAACCCCAGGCGCTTTTTCTTTCACCCCAACAGTTGTTGCGGGATATCATTTTATTTCCTGTTGGCAGCGCCCTTTGCGCTATCGCCATCAACGGCATTCTGATTCCGCAGGATTTCGTCACCGGCGGCATTACCGGCGTCTCACTGATAATCCATAAATTCATGCCGGGGGTCAACGTCGGCTGGATTTATCTGATTCTCAACGTGCCGCTGTTTACCCTGGCCTGGATGGCGGTGGGGCGGCGCTTCTTTGTTTACAGCATTTTCGGCACCCTTTCTCTGACCCTTGCCATCGCATTTGTTCAGGTCAACATTAATCTGGAAGACAGGATGCTGAATGCCTTGCTTGCTGGTCTGATTCTTGGGGCAGGAGCCGGGATTTGTCTGAGAACATCCGGATCGCAGGGCGGCACGGATATTCTCTCGGTCATGCTCCTGAAGCGGTTTTCCATAAGTATGGGGACTACGATTCTGGCGATTAATGCCATGGTTTTACTGCTGATATCAGTCTATTATTCCATAGAAAGCGTGCTCTATACGCTGATTATTCTCTATGTCAGTTCCCGGGTGATTAATATAGTGGTTACCGGCCTCAGCCAGCGGAAGGCGGTGTTTATCATTTCAGCGCAATGGGAAGAAATATCGCAGGAGATTCTCAAGGACATCAGGCGCGGGGTGACGATTATCAAAGGGGAGGGCGGCTATACCAGGAAGGAGGAACATATCCTTTACGCGGTAATTACTTTTACAGAAATCGGTCAACTCAAACGACTGGTTCACAATATCGACCCAACGGCGTTTATCGTGATCAGCGATACCCTGGAGGTGTCAAACTACCGGATCGGAAACCAGCCGCACTGGTAGCTAAACAGGCTGGACCGTCATGAAATTTACTGCTGACAGGGAATTCTCAAGGTAAAAGTTGAACCTTTCCCTTCTTCACTCTCCAAGAATATCTCGCCATTATGTTTGGCAACAATTTCCTTGATGATGCTCAGTCCCAGGCCGGTGCCGACCCCGTCTTCCTTGGTGGTGAAGAATGGTTCGAAGATTTTTTCCTGGATCGATTTCGGCATGCCGCAGCCGGTATCGGTGATCGACACAAGCACTGCATCGCCGTCCTTACGGGTGGTGATGGTTATCGTCCCCTGATCTTTAATGGCATGGGCGGCGTTGACCAGGAGATTCATGAACACCTGGCCGAGTTGGTTCGGGAAACATTCAACCTGCGGCAGGTCGCCGTAGTTCTTTTCAACGGTTGCTTTGTACTTCAACTCGTTCCAGGCGACGGTGAGGGCGTTTTCCATGCAGTCGTTGATGTTGACGGGGCGCGAAGTATCCTGTTCTTTGCGGCAGAATGATTTGAGCCCCTCGACAATCTTCTTGATTCGCTCAACTCCCTCCAGGCACTCGGAGATTATGTCCCGGGCATCCTCCATGGCGAAATCGATTTTGAGTTTTTTCCTGGCCTGGCGCAGTTCGGTTATCTTTTCAGCGGGCAGGTCCTGAACCGTCTGGTCCTGCATCTCGATAAATTCGGAAAACTTGTCGAGATACTTGTTCATGGTGCCGAGATTGCTGCCGATATAACCGGTGGGGTTTTTTATTTCGTGGGCCACGCCTGCGGCAAGATGGCCGATGGTGGCAAGCTTTTCCTGCTGGATCAGCTGCTCCTGGGAGGATTGCAGCTCCTTGTATGCCTTCCGGAGTTCAAAGGTCCGTTCATCCACCAGGCGTTCGAGTTCAATCTGGTATTCTCTGTTCTCAATTTCAAGCTTACGCAGTCGGAGGGCGTTTTTCACATTGATGATGACCTCCATCTGCTCAATGGGCTTGATTATATAACCATACGCACCATTTTTAAGGGCCTGGAAAATAATCTCCCTGTCATCCACTCCTGAAACCATAATTATTGCAATATCAGGGTATTTATCCCGTATTATTTCTTGAAGTTGCAAACCATTCATTTCCGGCATTTCGACATCCAGCAAAATGAGGGCAAAATCATCCTCTGCAAGAAGAGCCTGTGCGTCATTTCCACTGTTCACCGTCCGGCAGGAATAGCTTTCCTTTTCAAGCAAACGCGACAACAAGTCACAGAGCTGCTGCTCATCGTCGACAATTAAAATACTTTCGCTTGCTGTAATAGACATATGATGTTTCTCCTGCATCGGTGGTTGTTCAAATCAGGATTCAACCGTACCATCAAGGACCATTCTGACCTTGTTTGCAAGAATCTTCTGGCTGAATGGTTTCTGTACAAAATGTATTCCTTGGGCCAGCACACCGCGGTGAACAATTATATCTGCCGTATATCCAGACATGAAAATGGTTTTGATTTCAGGCTTAATAGCTTCAACTTTTTCCATCAACTCCCTGCCGTTCATGGTGGGCATCACCACATCAGTCAGAAGCAGGTGTATTGGCTTATCGTATTTTTCAACAAGCAGGCAGGCCTCATCTGGAGTGGCCGCCATGAGGGTGGTATAGCCGAGCGTGCTCAGTATTCTGCCTGCTAATTGAAGAATCTGAATCTCATCCTCGACGATCAGTACTGTCTCAGTGCCGTTTAAATGTTCTATGCCGGTGGACACTGTAGTTTCATCCACAGCACCTGAAAATTTTGGCAGGTATATTTTGAAGGTTGTGCCCTTTCCTGGTTCACTGTACACATTCATGAATCCATTGCTTTGCTTGACGATCCCGAATACGGTGGAAAGGCCGAGTCCGGTTCCCTTTCCTTCCGCTTTGGTGGTATAGAAAGGTTCAAAGATATGTTCCTTGATATCGTCATCCATGCCGACACCGCTATCACTGAAGGATAGCATCACAAAGTCACCGGGGATGAAGCCTTGATGCATCTGACAATATGATTTATCCAGCGACATATTGGCGGTTTCCACGATTATTTTTCCAACTCCATGAATGGCGTCACGGGCGTTGACCGCCAGATTGGTGATAATCTGATCAAACTGAGAAGGATCGATTGAAACATTCCAGAGATCGGCAGCGGAAATAATCTGGAGATCAAGATCCTCACCCACAAGCCGTCCCAGCATCTTCTGGGAGAATTCCAGCAGGTCGTTTAGATTCAGCACCTTGGGGTTGATGGTCTGTTTTCTGGCAAAAGCCAGTAACTGCCGTGTCAGTTCCGCCGAACGTTTTCCGGCCTTTAAAATTTCCTGGATGTCCTTGTAAAGCGGATCAACGGGATTGAGGCTGCACAAAGATATCTCGGCATAGCCGTTTATGACGCTCAGCATATTATTGAAATCATGGGCTATGCCGCCGGCAAGCGTGCCAACGGCCTCCATCTTCTGCGCCTGGAGTAACTGCTTTTCGCTTTCCAGTAAATTTTCTTCGGCCCACCTGCGGGCAAGGCTCACGGCAATGTTTGCAGTCAGACCTTCGAGGAATTCAATCATTTCAACAGTGAAAATATCCCTGCGGTGGTCGCTCAACTGGAGAAGACCCACGGTTTCTGTTTGGATCTGAAAAGGGATTAGTGCCATGGATTCGTAACCCATACTATCGAAGCAGTTTTGCATGCGATCCAGCTGAGATATTTCTGTGTTCGAGGCAAGGAGATGGCTGATACTGTTCGTCCAGAAGCTGCCGCCCCTGGTGAAAAACGGCTGTGTTGGGTCGGTTCTGCCGCTGATGACATAGCCGCACATGCATTCAAGGATTGCCTTACCCTGGTTATCACGAAGAATGCCTCCGTCCTGATCTTGGGCGCAAAGCTCGTTTTCCATATCGACAAATTCCTGCGAAAAACCTGTTGTCTGGTAATAGGGGAAATTCTCGCCATCTTTCAGGCGAATTCCAACAGCTTCGGCGCCGGTGAATTTTCTGATCAGCTTTATGACCTCATGGATAGCCTCCAGTTGCCTGGTGGGCTGGTTCAGGATGGCCAGGACCTGAATCGCGTCCGCCTGCTGATTCTTTTCAATCAGAAGCTCATTTATACTTTTTGCCTGTTCCAGCCTGGCCTTGAGTACCGGAGAAACAATGCTACCGATAATTTCCAGCATTGCCACATCGTTCTCGGTGTAGGCGGTTTTTTTGTTGGCAACCTGAAAGAGTCCGATCACTTCGCCGTTCAGTTGGATGGGCATGGAAATATGGCGCTTTATTTTAATGTGCCCTTTTGGAGTGTGGCTGGATTTCTCGTTGGAATAGTTGGATTTCTTTTCCCGGATTGCCCGGGGAAAGCTGCTATCTCCCCAGGTTTCTATTGGAAAGACAATTTGCTTGTTCGAGATTCGGCATTGATCCCAGACGTGCCTGGTCATTGACGGAGCAACCAGGTCGCCCGCCGCATTGATGTATCCGAACACTCCGTACGGACTTTTCATTGTTTCAAGTACGGCATCCAATACATCGGCATACATTTCATCATTCGGTTTGGTGAGGAAAATCTCATTGATTTTATTGCGGATTTCCAGCTGCTGTTCGCTCCTGGTGAGTTTTTGTTCTGTTGTCAGTTCCCTGATAGCCCTTTTCAGAATTCTGGGCAGCAAATTGATGAACTTGGCGTCCTTGATCAGGTAATCTCTGGCGCCGAATTTCATCATTTCCACAGCTATCTTTTCGTCGCCATGGCCGGTCATGATGATAAAGGGAACTTTTTTTTGCTCGGCGATGAGCCTTGTCACGACATCTTTGCCCGTCATATCCGGCAGCAGATAATCCAACAGCATGAAGCCCTGAAACCCATCAAGCATCCTGGTTATCGCCTCCTTGCCGGTATGGACGCCCTCGGCCTGTAGATCGGCTTTGCGCAGGATTTTGACGATTAAATGATTCAGGCCTTCGTCATCTTCAACCACTAAGATCGGTAGACTGTTATCCTCGTAAATTTTTATGGTGTTTTCCATTGCAACTCTTCCAAGCCTATTTGTTTTTGCCGTTAATGTGGGGGATCTCAACAACCAACAGAAAAAGCCCCAGTTGCTTGATTGCCTCGACAAACTTATTGGAATCAACGGGTTTGGTTATATAATTGCTGCAACCCAGACTGTGGCAGAGATTCACCTCCTGCGGATCATCCGTGGTGGTCACCATGATCACCGGTATTTTGCGCAATTCCTTGTCTGCCTTAATTTGTTTTAAAACCTCAATGCCGTCGATTTTCGGCATTCGGATATCCAGGAGCAGCAAGTAGGGAGTATCTGGTTCTCTCTGAGGTCCATTCCCCTTTCTGAATAGAAAATCCAGCACCTCCTGGCCATCCTTGAAATGCAGGATGGTATTATTGATTCCCGCCCGTTTCAGGTTTTTCTGGATAAGGGCGGCGTGGCCCTCATCGTCATCTGTTATAATGACTGTCATTTCTTTTTTCATGTTTTGTGCTCCTGATTTGTATCGAAGGACTTCTAGCCTATCTCTTGTCCCGGTAATTCCACATAAAAGCTGCTGCCTTTTCCAGGTTCCGACTCCAGCCATACCTTGCCATCCTGTCTTTCGAGAATACGGCTGATGATATTCAGGCCTAAACCCTCGCCTGAACTTGCGGCGGGATTGAGTCGGTGGAACAGTTCAAATATCTTATTCTGATGTTCGGCAGCAATGCCGATGCCGTTATCTGTCACGCAGTAAACGGCACGCCCATTCTTAATCTGCCCGGAAAGACTGATTCGACCAGGGCGATCCGGATCAAAATATTTTAAGGCGTTATCAATAATGTTTGAGAAAACCTGGTTGAGCTGGTCTGCATCTCCTCTGCACGGCGGGAGCGGGCTTAGGTCAACAATTACCCCGGAGGCATTGATCTGGTATTCAACTGATGCGAGGACATCCTTCATCAATCTGTCCATGTCGCAATCCTCTATGTCGAGAATAGCGCGGCCAAGGCGCGACAGGCCCAAGAGACCGGCAAGCAGCGCATCCATTTTGTCGATGCTTTTCTGGATGTATTTAAGGGATTCAGGGATATCTTCCAGCAGTAACGGGGCAACCTTCTTTTTTGCTTCTTCCCCGGAAATTTCTCCGTCCTCGTAAACATCCACAAGCTCCTTAATGGCGTTCTCGAGTTCCTTGCTGAACCCCTGCACATTAACCAGAGGCGAACGCAGGTCATGGGAGGTGACGTAGACGATCTGTTCCAGTTCCATGTTTTTTCTGGTGATTTCGGCGGTGAGCTTTGTCCGTTCTTTTTCCACCTGTTTACGTTGGGCTATTTCTGTCTCTAACTCGTCCCGGGAAGCAGTAATATTTTTAAGGTTCCGGGTCATTTCATTGAAGGAGTGGGCCAGTTGGCCAACTTCATCAGTGGTATCTAGTTCTATTTTATGAGCCAGGTCTCCTTTGCCGATCCGTTCAACCCCCTCACGTAACTTGGACAGGGAACGGATAATGGTTTGCGAAATAAAAAATGCAAGCAGAAGTCCCAGCAGAATCAATATCAGGGTAGTAATAACAATTTTGTTTCGCAGGGAACGGGCTGGTGCCATAACCTCATCCAGGTCATTTTCCACCATCAGTATCCAACCTGACCCGGGATAATGCTTATACCCCTTGGACCTGGAGAAGGAATACAGTTTTTCCTTGTTCCCCTGGGAAATGCCTGCGAATGAATTATCTTTCCCCTGCAGCCGGTTAAAATATTTCCAGGAGGAAAAATCCTCCATGAACCGGTACGGTCTGGTTCTGTAAATGACTCTGCCGTCCGAGGTAAGTAGCGTAATCTGGGAGGTTTTGTAATGTTTGGTGGCAAGCTCTACTGAGCGGATTTTCGCCTTAATATCTATTTCCGTCTTAAGCATTCCAAAAAAATTGTTTGTGTCATCAACGATACGGAAAGATACCGGAATCCCTTGGGTATGCGAAATTTTATTCATACCCCCCAGTTCTTCGATGTACATCTCCTGCTGTTTCGATTCCTGCCACCATGTCTCTGTATCGTGCCGGAAGTGGTCGATCTGGTCGGTTTGGGCGATACTTGCGCCATATCGGTTGGTTATCAGAATATTGGCCAGACTCCGATTGCCATCCTTGGTTTCGTGAAAGGTTATAAACTCATCCCGGAGTTCATTGGCCAGGTCGTTGGACATCAGTTCCTGCTGCACAGTATTTGCCATATCGCTGGAAGCTCCAGTCCATTGACTTTCCATTTCAGCAAGATAATCTTCAATGTTCTCCAGCTGTTCAAACCGGGTGTTTGATGCTGCGACAATCGAGATTACCCAGTTGCGCCTGGTGGCAGCCCCAACTTCCATAATCTTGTCGTGAATGCTCTGATCAATCCTTTTCATGATCCCTTCAGCTTCAAAAACAGCCTCCCTGCCCACATTTTCTAACAGGGATTTGCTGTTCATGGAGGATATATGAAAACCAAGGGCTGCGGTCAAGGCCAGCACAAGCAGAAACCCGGCATATAATTTTGTGCTTATCTTCATCTATAATTTTTTCTGAGAAAAGTTAAGTTGCCGTCCTGAATTCGGGTGGGATGGAGAGGCAACAGAATCTCCTGGCCACCGGGCTCAAGTTCCTGATAGCCCAGAACTCCTGAATACATAAAGCCCTGGTCAAGTATGTGCTTGATGTTCCTGCGCGAAACCTCCTGCTCATCAATCAACCCGGCAAAAATTTTAACAAAATCGTACCCATTGGCGGCATTGTGGCTGAATGGTTTGTTGTATGTGGATTCGAATTTTTCCTGGAAATCTCTGGCAAATTGATAATTCGGATTGTAAACAATGGGAGCCAAAACGTAGACTCCTTCAGCTTCAGGGAGAGTTGTGACCTTTGGATTGGCGCCGCCGCTGGGTGTTATAATAATCCCCTGATAATTCGCTTGCCGGAGTTGTCTGATCCCCATGGCAACGTGCTTAACGAAGCCGGCCAGATAAACGGCCTGCATCCCTTGCACGGCTTCAATCTGGGGGGTCATGTCCTGAACATCATTCTGAAAGACGGTTTTTATTATCTTTACGCCCGTATCGGCCAGATTTTTTTCAAGTGCTTCCACCACGGAGTTACCGTAGGGGTCATCCAGGTTGAATATTCCAAGGGACTGCACTTTTAATTCACTGAGCAGACGCTGCGCCACTCTGCCCTCTTCCCCGGCAGTAATGAAATGTCGGTATACCCACTCATTTTTGATGAATTCAGGTGCCGAGGTGTTCAGGCCAACCAGCACTACCTGATGCTTGGCTGCCAAGGGTGCCAGTGCTATACTGACATTGCTGTGGGTGGAAACATAGAGCACCGGTTTTTTACTGCCGTTCTCAAGACGTTCAAAGGCCGCTTTAGCCTCTTCAGGATCTGTTTTGGAATCTTCGATAAGCAATTCGATTTTACGGCCGTTTACACCACCCTGGGAGTTAATCTCGTCAACTGCCAGGAGCATGGCATCCCGCAGGTCCACCAGGTGGCTGCCATAGCCCGAGAGCGAGATGATGGCGCCGATTTTGATCGTCTCTTTTTCCCTTGACTGGAAAAGCAAGAAAATCACGACAAGTAGGGCCGCGAAGAACAGGCCGAGAAAAAGTATGTTTTTTTTTGGGGGCCTGTTTCGATCAGCCAGGTTCATAATCTTTCCTCTATCCGGATTTCCGCCGAACGCTTACCGCTCCGTTATTACATGTCCGGGTGCCGATAGAGGATTCCGCCTCGCATCATGCATCCCGGTGTAAGCAACCTGCGGATTCAGTTTTAAAGTGTCTGATATAGGCGTGACATTATCCGAGGGAATACTGAATAAAGTTATTGCTCACATAAAGTAGTTTTCAACCTTACTGGTAATGTTAGGATTACAGGAGAAACAAAGTCAAGAAATTATAAACAACAATGATAGGGAAGATGACAAGGTAGAAGGCAGGCCCGGGATCATGATGGGTTGGTAGAGGCAATGTATTTCGTGAATTTCAGACCGGAATGATTTGCGCCCAATGCAGAACGCCGTCGGTGAGTTGCGTGGGGATCTGTACATACACCGTGGTTCCCAGCCCTGGCTGTGAGTCGATGGCAACGTTGCCGCCGATGAGGGTAGCCCGCTCCTTCATGCCGGTTACCCCGAGTCCCTCGGATTCTTCAAGCTTCTGCATGTCAAAGCCCTGGCCGTTATCCTGAATCGCCAGGGTTAAAGCCCCTTCCTGGTATCTCAGCGCCACATCCACCTGGGTTGCCCCGGAATGCCTGGTGACGTTGGTCAGCGCCTCCTGGGTAATCCGGTAGGCCGCGGTTGCAATGGCGTCGCTTACCTGGGGCACCTCATTATGGGAAAAGGTGCAGGAGAATTCGCTGCGCTTTTCCAGATCATTGGTGAGCCATTCAAGGGCATCGATAAGGCCAAGATCATCAAGAACGCCGGGGCGGAGGCGCGTGGCCATGCCGCGCACCTCGTCGATGGTCTTATCAATGAGTTCGGTCATCGACTGTGCCCGTTCCGAGCCTGGGTTGTCGGCGTTTTGCAGGCGGTTCTGAATCCATTTTGAGTCCAGGCGCAGGGCGGTGAGGATCTGGCCCAGTTCATCATGGAGTTCCCTGGCAATGGCGCTGCGCTCTTTTTCCTGGCTGTCCATGATGCTTCCGGAAAGGCGCCGGAGCTGGCTTTCGGCTTTTTTGAGAGCCGTGATGTCCGTTGAAATGCCGCAGATGCCGTTGATCATGGTTGCATGGTCATACAGGGGAAATTTTACTGAAAGATAATAGTGGAGGCCGTCATCCTGGGGTATTGTTTCTTCCATCTGGCACAGCCGGTTTTCCGCAAGGGCCAGCCGGTCGTTTGTCCAGAACTGGGTGGCAATTTCCGCTGCAAAAATTTCATGGTCTGTTTTGCCGATTGTTTCTTCGGCCTTAACATTGAATATTTTTGTAAACTGCTGGTTTATGAGGATATATTTACCCTCGGTGTCTTTGAGGTAGATGATTGCCGAGGTATTGTCCAGTATCGCCTGCAAGCGTTCCTCGCTGTCCCGTAATGCTTCTTCGGAGAGCTTCCTCTGCCGGATCTGATCTTTGAGTTGAATAAGCTTTTCCTGGAGTTCTTCGGCATGGGTTGTAATCAGATTTTCCCGGTCCTTGTAATAATCAACTTTTTTCTTCAGATCCTCAGGAGTAAGGCTTAACGATGCAAGAATCTCGCCGTATGCGTCCTGCAGGGCCTTGGTTTCCGCAGGAGTGAAGATTATTTTCCGTTTCAGGGCGTTATAAGCGGCGGCGCTGCCGATTGTGCCGGCAAGGGATTTTTCAACCGCATTACAGAGATCCGCAAGATTGAGAACCGAGATCGTTTCGCTGTTTTTTATTTTTACCTGTGCCATGCATTTCTTAAGCATTGATCCTGCTTCACGGACCGGGAAATACTGACAGAGCAGGGCGTTGATGATCACCTTTTTTTCTTCAAGATCAACATAGGAAGTCTGCTCGTAAGTCGGGCTCACCGAGGTTCCCAGGGACAGGACATCGACAAAATTGTCGGCCTGGCGTTTTTCTTCATCCTTGACGCCACAGCATAATGAGCCAAGAACATAGAGGCCAATATTAAAGAACATCGACCAGAGAACCGCGTGACTCATGGTATCCAGTCCGGAAAGTCCGAAGAGCTGTTCAGGATTCAGGATGCCGATTCCCCACGGGCCGCTTTCCAGCCACTGGGTGTTGGCCCAGCCGCTTTTAACAAAGGAAGGAACTATCAGTGTATGAATCCAGAGGATTAATCCGGCACCTAAGCCGAGCATGGCGCCATATTTATTGCCGCGACGCCAGAAGATGCCGCCAAGGATCACCGGCGCGAATTGCAGAGCGGCGGTAAAGGAAATTATTCCCATGCGGACCAGGGAAAAAGACGGGCCGACGATGCGTTCGAACCAGTAGCTGCTCAATATGATCATTCCAACTGCCACCCAGCGGGAACCAAGAAGATGCCTGCGAAGAAAAGAGAGTTCGTGGGCGAGGTCGATAACCGGTAATAAGAGATGATTGGTACACATGGTGGAAAGGGTCATGGCGCTGATCATGATCATGCTGGTCGCCGCGGAAAAACCGCCGATGAAAACCGCCAGAGCCAGCCAGGGCTTGTCGTAATGGAGCGGTATGGCAAGAACATAGGTGTCTGCGTCCTGAATCGGCAGTCCGGTGAGAATCCCTGCCTTGGCAATGGGCAGAACAAAAATGTTTATCAGGAACATGTAAAGCGGGAAAAGCCACATGGCGGTGCGGATATGGTTTTCGTCGGAATTTTCAACCACGGAAATATGGAATTGCCGGGGCAGGAACATGATCGCCGACATGCTGAGAATCATATAGGTTGCCCAGGTGATAACCGAAGGGTTGTTGTCCTGGCCACTGGTAAGATCAACCTGTTCGATGCGATGAAAATGCTCGAAAATGTCTTCGAATCCATTAAAGACGAAATAGGTTATGAAAATTCCCACAGCAAGAAAGGTGACAAGTTTTACCAGGGATTCCACGGCAACCACGACGACGATGCCCTGGTGCCTTTCCGTGGGATCCAGGCGTCTGACCCCGAAGATGATAGTGAAAACGGTCATCAGGGCGACGACGATTGGCCCGACATTGTCGCCAATCCATGAAAAGGCCGGTCCGGTTGACGTGGTGATGATTGCAAAGGTGTTGATCACCGCCTTGAGCTGCAGGGCGATATAGGGCACGGTGCCCACCAGGGCGATGATTGTTGCCAGGGCGGCAAGCAGTTGTGATTTGCCGTAGCGTGCGGCAATAAAGTCGGCGATGCTGGTTATGTGCTGGCTGTTTTTGAGCCGCACCAGTTTCCTTAAGATTGTCCACCAGAGGATGATCATCAGGGTGGGACCCAGGTAAATCGTCAGGAAGAACATCCCTGAGGTGGCGGCGTTGCCCACACTTCCGTAATAGGTCCAGGTGGTGCAGTAGATTGCCAGTGAAAGGGAGTAGACAAGGGGGTGGTTTCCCCTTGCGCCTCCTGAAACGGATCTTCGCTCAACCCATAGGCCGATCAGGAAAAGGAAGCCGATATACAGAAACATCACGCTTATGATGGTTGCGGAATGAAACAATGTTTGCCGTCAGGGGATGATTTTTCTCTCAGACTGAGCGGGACTATTAGAATCCATGGGCAAGCCCGGTCACTTTTCAGTTTGATGAGTTTTTTTGTTGTTAACGTTTGAGGTTGTCAGAACCCGGCTGATGAAAAATTGGATCAGGATGGCGATGCCCCAGACCAGAAAGAGAAAGAAAAACATCCGGTCCGGATGGATCTGATTATCGCCACGCAGAATAGGCAGAAAAAAGAGGAACAGGCAGCAGAAGAACAGCAGGACGTGAAATTCTTTTTGTCCAAGCAGGGTTGACAGGCGTTTCATCAGGATATTCCCTTCCAATTATTTGATAATTTTTTATGAGTATAAAGAAAAAGAACTTTTTTGGAAAGGTATATTCTAACTTCCTGTAATCAAAGATTATTTGTGATTGAGAGGATGGGGGCAACCGCTCTGCTTATTAAGGGGAGTAAGGTTTTTTAAGTTTTGTTCCGAAGGATGGAATCGCCAGGGAAA from Pseudomonadota bacterium encodes:
- a CDS encoding YitT family protein, producing MKNKPQALFLSPQQLLRDIILFPVGSALCAIAINGILIPQDFVTGGITGVSLIIHKFMPGVNVGWIYLILNVPLFTLAWMAVGRRFFVYSIFGTLSLTLAIAFVQVNINLEDRMLNALLAGLILGAGAGICLRTSGSQGGTDILSVMLLKRFSISMGTTILAINAMVLLLISVYYSIESVLYTLIILYVSSRVINIVVTGLSQRKAVFIISAQWEEISQEILKDIRRGVTIIKGEGGYTRKEEHILYAVITFTEIGQLKRLVHNIDPTAFIVISDTLEVSNYRIGNQPHW
- a CDS encoding response regulator translates to MSITASESILIVDDEQQLCDLLSRLLEKESYSCRTVNSGNDAQALLAEDDFALILLDVEMPEMNGLQLQEIIRDKYPDIAIIMVSGVDDREIIFQALKNGAYGYIIKPIEQMEVIINVKNALRLRKLEIENREYQIELERLVDERTFELRKAYKELQSSQEQLIQQEKLATIGHLAAGVAHEIKNPTGYIGSNLGTMNKYLDKFSEFIEMQDQTVQDLPAEKITELRQARKKLKIDFAMEDARDIISECLEGVERIKKIVEGLKSFCRKEQDTSRPVNINDCMENALTVAWNELKYKATVEKNYGDLPQVECFPNQLGQVFMNLLVNAAHAIKDQGTITITTRKDGDAVLVSITDTGCGMPKSIQEKIFEPFFTTKEDGVGTGLGLSIIKEIVAKHNGEIFLESEEGKGSTFTLRIPCQQ
- a CDS encoding response regulator; translation: MENTIKIYEDNSLPILVVEDDEGLNHLIVKILRKADLQAEGVHTGKEAITRMLDGFQGFMLLDYLLPDMTGKDVVTRLIAEQKKVPFIIMTGHGDEKIAVEMMKFGARDYLIKDAKFINLLPRILKRAIRELTTEQKLTRSEQQLEIRNKINEIFLTKPNDEMYADVLDAVLETMKSPYGVFGYINAAGDLVAPSMTRHVWDQCRISNKQIVFPIETWGDSSFPRAIREKKSNYSNEKSSHTPKGHIKIKRHISMPIQLNGEVIGLFQVANKKTAYTENDVAMLEIIGSIVSPVLKARLEQAKSINELLIEKNQQADAIQVLAILNQPTRQLEAIHEVIKLIRKFTGAEAVGIRLKDGENFPYYQTTGFSQEFVDMENELCAQDQDGGILRDNQGKAILECMCGYVISGRTDPTQPFFTRGGSFWTNSISHLLASNTEISQLDRMQNCFDSMGYESMALIPFQIQTETVGLLQLSDHRRDIFTVEMIEFLEGLTANIAVSLARRWAEENLLESEKQLLQAQKMEAVGTLAGGIAHDFNNMLSVINGYAEISLCSLNPVDPLYKDIQEILKAGKRSAELTRQLLAFARKQTINPKVLNLNDLLEFSQKMLGRLVGEDLDLQIISAADLWNVSIDPSQFDQIITNLAVNARDAIHGVGKIIVETANMSLDKSYCQMHQGFIPGDFVMLSFSDSGVGMDDDIKEHIFEPFYTTKAEGKGTGLGLSTVFGIVKQSNGFMNVYSEPGKGTTFKIYLPKFSGAVDETTVSTGIEHLNGTETVLIVEDEIQILQLAGRILSTLGYTTLMAATPDEACLLVEKYDKPIHLLLTDVVMPTMNGRELMEKVEAIKPEIKTIFMSGYTADIIVHRGVLAQGIHFVQKPFSQKILANKVRMVLDGTVES
- a CDS encoding response regulator, whose amino-acid sequence is MKKEMTVIITDDDEGHAALIQKNLKRAGINNTILHFKDGQEVLDFLFRKGNGPQREPDTPYLLLLDIRMPKIDGIEVLKQIKADKELRKIPVIMVTTTDDPQEVNLCHSLGCSNYITKPVDSNKFVEAIKQLGLFLLVVEIPHINGKNK